The Primulina tabacum isolate GXHZ01 chromosome 1, ASM2559414v2, whole genome shotgun sequence genome contains the following window.
AGTGTGTGTGTTCTAGTGTGCATGCAAGAAGTGTGAGTTCTCTGATTGATTATTGCTTCTGTCATTGTGTATGTGATTTGTTCTACTTGGTCACGGATCAATTCAAGATCTTAGAAGTAGTACTGAGGAACCTCATTACCCTTATCAAAAAGGATACTAATCTTAACAGTATATGTATGTACACGCGCACGCATCATGCTTATCAGTTCTTCAAACCACATAGGGCTCGGGCTTCTTGGTTTTTGGTTGTGGAGGCATACAGAATGCTGGACACATACCTTCATTTTAAGGTTGTGTGCACAAGCTCGATTGCTTACGAGGGACCACTTATCTAATTTTGTCACCGACAAAAGGACGAATTTTATGTTACACAGATATAGAAAAAAATGTTTAGGAACATGGTATGAGACTGGATTGGTATTTGGTTCGTCGCGACGATCATTCAGAGTGTTATGAAGTGGTTCAATAAGGTATATCAatgtaattatttaaattatttacatactgtaatatataatatatagataTGACTAAttctaaataaatcattttttaataaatgaaaaatatatattttggttaaatttcactttaaattaaatataatcatATCTTATGCTGAAAATTCGTTACCTCAAATTGAGGAATCTAGGTGATCAATCAATCCGGGTGAACACATCTCTCTGGGAGAACAAGTCAATCCAGTGAACACGCCACTCTAGGAGAATAAGTCAATCTGGGTGAACACGTCTCTTCGGGAGACATGTCAATCCGGGTGAACACGCCTAGGAAAACAGGCCCTCCTTCTGCGTCCACACCAATGAATTTTGAGGTTGTCACTTGCATCACGAAATGAGGTAAGAGACGCTGGAAAATACCCGACGAAAATCCTCCGATGCTCAAGCCAGCGATCACCTCAAAATATATACCCACAAAAACTAGAAGCTTTTATAGCAAAAATTGAGATATATCttgaatatccatttttaaaattttcaaggaCTTAATCGCCAATCATTCAAGTTTACTGACTTTTAGCCCATAATGATTTAAGTCTAAACCAAACCCAATATAACGACAAATTTcaaataactaaaattaaattGAATTATATGACACCCCATGAGCATCAATATGTATTAATTAGACCGTTAACAAAATAATGTACCaatttatcattttattattcttttttaCTCTTTTTCTAAATTTGCCAATATTCATCTTTCCACATACTTCTAGgataaatatttcttaataCTACCTTTTTTTTAACCAATCTACAATATGTCTTCTCTTATTTTTAATACTGAAATGAGAATGTTCCACATTTTTTACATTGCTTGATTTAAtagattaaataaaaaatatatgatacagtgataataaattttttaaaaaatttagaatatatttatttttactttAATATTCAAGGAAAAATACAGGATAAAtgcataataaatatatttgcttttcaaataaaattattatcattattttattaaCTTGTAAATGTGGTAAAGAATGATGCGATTAGGTTCTAAACCTTTGAAAAGGGGCCGGCTCAAGATTCCACGTGGCACACTAACAGCCGTTGATATGGAAAAAGTTGCTCGCTCTTTAACAGTTTGAAATTCTACTTCCCTCATATTTGAATTCTTTGACCGTTTATTTTAATCTCTGTTTTTTATTCTCTCCAGAAACACACAGTTCACACACTTGTATTCGTACTTGGAAGCACACTGCCTGCTTGTCTCTCTCTAAATTCGACATTGGATTTGCAGAGGTGTGTGTGGAGCATCGTCCTCTTGGATCTGCAGATGCTGTTTGAAGCGATCGCCTCCCGAAGCGCAGCTATTTCGAGTTTCTAAGTCGTTCGATTGTGATCCGTCGAGCTAGGTTTGGTGAAATTGAATCCTGATTGGAGCTTTTTATTGTTCAATAAAAGGTATGAAATCTGGATTTCTTAAGTTTGATTGTGATTCACACACACGAAAACGATTAATTTTTGTCCCATTTTCAGCGCTTTCTGCGGCATTTGAGGACCTTCGGACACAGGTGTGCTTAAGGTCAGATTATCTTCCTTTCACCCAATGTTTTGAGTCGGTTTCTGTTGTTTTATCATGGTTTCACTTTTCCTTTTTCGGTCTGCGACCTAGAGGCAAAATTAAAGCTTCCAATCCGAGATTTTGTAGCAATAAATACTGTAGGTGTGTATAATATACATATTGGgaaatttttttgttgaattGATTTCGAAGTTTTGAGTTTCATACTGCCGTCCATTTGTGCATTTTGGCTACTTCGACTTTAATCGTTTCAAATCCATCAATCGGGTTAATTGTTGTTaagaaaatcaaataaacagTTTCTGAATTTCATGGGCCTGCCCTGAACCACATAATTCTATCGAGAATAGAAATTTATTCATAAAGGGGCATGGAAATAGTACCTTTTGAGGTGGGATTTGTCATTTGAGTGGTTAAAGTGTTTTGGATGTTGGTATTCTGGAGCCAGTGCAAGACGTCGTTTTTGCTCAATTTATAGGATTGATTGCAAAGGATGCGTAGATAGTGGAAGATGCTGGTAATAATGCTTTGAAAAGCATATTGAAAATTGTACTGTGAAGTATGAAATTCCAATTATATGAGAGGAAACAGTGTTTGGAGAAGAAACTGCCACACAGTTTTTGGAGAAGAAACTGTTGTGGCAGTTTCCCACATTCTAATGTTGTCAATAGAATTAGGGTTAAATTAGTGTTTTGATTTTTTGACATACCAATGGGGACCATTCAGTTATGCTCTCATCCTTACTTGCTTTTCCTGAAGTAATATGCCTGGATTAAGTATGAATAAGAGGATAATGCCTACTGATTTCTTCCAAATCATTATGGTATCTAATGTTTTGGTTTTAACATTCTGACTTGTctcttatttgatttttgtCTATCATGAAGCCTTTGACTTCATCCTTGATTGTTATATCCCCTACCTCATTGTTGGGTAGCATATAATGATATGGGAGAGACAATTTGGAGAAATTTGCCTTATCGTGGAAATTGGCGTGTATAGATCTGCGTATCTGTGAAGCAAATATGGAAAGTGATATGACAAGCACCACAACTCCAGATGGTTCCAGAGATAGTATGCAAAGATCTCGACCTTTACATGGGTAAGAAAGAGTTTTTTTTGGTTTGCTTAAAATACTTTTATAATTCATATGTTTCCGGGTTCTTCTGATGCATTTTGATTGTACAGTGTTTGTTACCCTGTTTACTTTCTTTTGACCATTTTTTGGGTTGATGTTGTCATTATTTCCTAAAAGTCCAGATTCTTTTTGGGGGTATGAGTCACTAACACAGAAAATTGAATTGCATAtagctgttttgacattttcataattttcagCAGGAGGACAAGTGGTCCTACAAGGCGTTCCACAAAGGGACAGTGGACTGCAGAAGAGGTCTGTTAGAGTCTTTGTTTGTAATATGAACGTATCTGTCCATATCAGGAGTCTTTCCAGGATTTATTTTGTATgcatatattttgaaaataggAACTTATATATGATGTCCTTTTTTTTGTTGTGTTGAAGTATATATTTTTTCTGTGAAAATTGCAAGTCCCGCAGTACATTGCTTTCTGAGTTTTATCTGGGAAAAAACCAGGAAACTCTATGAAGGTTGTTCCCAATATGTGTTGTCGCAATccgtttcaattttttttctggATTAGAAGGGTCTACAATTTCTTGGTTTCTACCCAATGTGATGGTGTTTCTGAGAATTGAATTAATAACTACTTGTCTCCTAATTGGGCTGGTAACTTTTTGGCATGCCTCAAATTGAATATTGTTTAAATTTCCGTTAGTGATGAATTTTGAAAAACTTGTATTTTATCATGGTTGAGGAGAGTTTTGAAAAAAGAACATGATCCATGTGTGGCAGAGTTGCACAATTTCACGATAACTCACAGAAAACAAATGAATACTATCTTTGTAGAGTTTTTGGCTGTTATAGTCATGAATGCCTACATTTAAGATCTAAGTTTAAGCATGAATTGTTTAGTTTGTAGCTAATTAATTGTACTCAATAGCATTTGATAAAGTtcatttttatgttttgtttgCATTCAGTTGTAATATTATACActgatataattttaaatagtgTGTGGGGTCCTTTATAACATCTGCACTTTTGTCTATTGTTTAAAATTTGTGATCCTATATATCTTTTTTTCTCCTTATTTTTACAGGATGAAGTATTGTGTGTTGCTGTTCAACGTTTCAAAGGAAAAAACTGGAAAAAAATAGgtagcaaaaaaataaaattgcaaATGGTGCCTTTCGTCATTTAGTACTGATCTGACTAGAAATTTGTTTGAATATCCTATGGTTTTCTGGAGTCCAAAATTCTTGTCAACTTAATTTGCAATTTATTATAtagtttataaatattttagaacAACCTCCCTGTAAATGGAACTTTCCGACAAAATACAACTCAAAAATATGTATTCAGTATAAGTCTATCCCCATAACAGTaatgcatatccccaaaagtaATGTATGTCAGCAGTCAAAAGATAATCAACATTATTAGCAAGAGTATTTGTACTTAAATCGTTGCTTAAACGACTCCTATATCCAACCTACACTGCCTGGACCCCTCTCAACCGTTCCTTTCAGCTGTTTCAAGTTTCAATAGAAACGTCCTCACATGAACGTGCAGCACACATATACAAGTATAACATCTTCAAACATATTAAGATAGACATGAAATGAAAGAGTAATTATGCCAAGCGTAAAATTTTACTCCCTGAATAAATGATGTCGGAGTAGGAATTCCCTTGGCATTAATCCTTAACATCCATGAAATTCTTGTGTGTTGTCTATTTTGTTATTTCGACTTTATAGAAAAGTCAAGTGTATTCTAATTAAGGCCGTAATTAGAGTTTTCTCCTATATCTTTTTACTCGCCCTTTTTTCGTATGGGTTTGACTTGATTACATATTCATTCCTGTATTTTATGAGTTGGCATAGTTGAGGTTTTGACAATATGACATGAACCGTTTGTAGCGGAATGTTTCAAGGATCGGACAGATGTACAGTGCTTACATAGGTGGCAGAAGGTTCTTAATCCAGAACTTGTCAAAGGTCCATGGTCAAAAGAGGTTAGGcactttttcttttcttccttCTGGATTTGACTCCCTGCTTCCACCCTCGGTTGAATGTAACTCTCTCATTTGTGTTGGCTACTTGAATATTTCACGAGAGCCCATCTAATACTTCTTTTAATATCTGATAGGAGGATGAAATCATGATTGAGTTAGTGAATACATATGGTCCAAAAAAGTGGTCTACCATTGCACAGCATCTCCCTGGACGGATTGGGAAACAATGTCGGGAAAGGTAAACTTGTAGGAGTTTATCTTGATCTCTAGAGTTTCCCCTTGatgtttatataaatatttcattattaaAAGCACTTTCTATTTATATGCTTTCAAAGTTTATGAACAAAGCATGTATAAAAGTTTATGCttaatttcagagttaaatATTCAATCCGTCGAGGTGCAACTTTTTAATCTTGTCCATAAGCTTAGTAGACAATTTCATTTCTTATATCTTGTTGTCTGTAAGCTGCAGTGTATGATTCCATTTCTGATATCTTCTCTCTGCAGTGTGTTTTATCTATTAATAATGTTCGTTTTTTTGCAGATGGCACAATCATCTGAATCCTAACATAAACAAAGAAGCATGGACACAAGATGAGGAATTGGCTTTGATTCATGCGCACCAAATTTATGGAAATAAGTGGGCAGAGTTGACTAAGTTTTTACCTGGGAGGTACTTGAATGCATGCTAATTACAAGAAAAATAATGTTATGCTGTTATCAAATATGAGCTTTCATATGTAAATTACCAATATATCATTTATATATTCTATTTATTACTCCTCAAGAGAGGTCTGTGTGCTATCAGGACTGACAATGCAATTAAAAATCATTGGAATAGCTCTGTCAAGAAAAAGATAGACATTTATATGGCATCAGGGTTACTTTCACAGCTCCAAGGTCCACCTCTTGTTACCAATGCACAAAAATCAGCAGCATCGTCTTCGTCCAAAGCACAACAGAGTAGTGAAGACGGTAGTGTTGTTAGAGATGGAGTAGAATTGGAAGAAGTTTCTGAGTGTAGTCAAGGTTCAGTTATGGCTGGTTTGTCTCAATGCACAAATCATGTGGTTAATTCAACAATAGAACTTAATAGAGGGATTGGCAGAGTTACTGAAGAATCCAGCGCAGTGCCATGTTCTGAAGATTATCTTCCTGCAATTCGTGAAGTTTCATATTCCATACCAGAAGTTCCTTGCGAATTTGGTAGTTCTTCTAAGTTCCTTGAACAAGTTTTCTCTTTAGACTGGACGACATTTGCTGGAAAAGATTTTCAGTTAAGTCCAAATGAGCTACTTGACATGTCTTTGCTGGATCTGGGGCGAGAATCATCTGGACAATTCCTGTCATCTTTGAGTGTCATGGAAAACCATGAAACGGTACCCTTTCCGCCAGAGACTCCTATGGGAGCACCAACATCGATGGAAAACACAATGGTGAATTCTGATTTTCATAATTTTGTAGCTGATTCAGATTGTAGAATGGTGTACCCTGACGTGGGCCATGATGGATACTGTCCCTTAGAAAATGTAATTTCCCATATCGATGGAGCTGCAGAGCCATTGGTTCACCACTCTTTGAGTTTTCAGATTCCTGAGGATGGGAACTTTACTTCACAGTCTTGTTATATGCCATCTGATATGCTTGGAATCTCATATAGTCAACCTCTGCCTGTTCCTACTCACCTTCCTTCTGATGATGGTTCACTTATGTTTGATATGAAGTCAAATCAGCATAGCTATTTTTCGATCAGTAATACAGCACAAGAATCTCTTTTACCTTGCACGAATGAAGGTTTTACAAATGCAAAATATTCTAATTGCTCTCCGAGCGAAGATATGTCCAATCAGACAGCAGGATTGTCGACAGTAGTCCCAGCCAATGATTTTGTTTTGGCACCATCAAATGATTCTGAAAATTTTTCTTCCGGGGACAAAGATCCTGCTGCAACCAATGAACAAAAGGACTTGGGAGCTTTATTTTATGAGCCTCCTCGTTTTCCAAGCCTAGAtatacctttctttagttgTGATCTTATACAGTCTGGAAGTGACATGCATCAAGAGTACAGTCCACTTGGCATTCGCCAACTAATGATATCTTCTATGACTCCATTCAAACTATGGGATTCCCCGACAAGAGATGATAGTCCACATGCTGTTCTGAAAAGTGCCGCCAAATCTTTTACCACAACACCATCAATACTGAAAAAAAGACACCGTGATTTGGTATCTCCTTTGTCTGAACAGAGAGGTGAAAAGAAGCTTGGAGGTGATTCAAACCAAGAGTCGTTCTCCAACCTGACCAATGATTTTTCCCGGTTAGAGGTCATGTTTGATTTGTGTGTAAACCATAGACGACCATTGACAGATATATCTtcaaacaacaacaaaaacatcGAAACATCATATGTAGGAAAAGAAAACGTGGCTCCAGCTTGTGAAAAGGTGAAAAAGGAAATTAATGAAATGAATGTTGTTCCAGATAGCACAATGCAGCAGAAAGCATTACATATCATCGATTTTAAAAAGGTAACCGAACAGACTTCTATCACAGAAGTCAAAACCAAGGCCGAAACAGTGGAATCGGTTAGTGCCTCTTTTTTTTCCCTTGAAAGGTGTGAGGAGGGTCGTTGTGTGATGTCTGAATCTTGCAAATCCAAATAGTTGCTGCTTTCTTCGATAATTTGGGCTCTCGATTTGATACTGTTATATATAGTTTGTCGCTAGTGCATGGCTTTTTAGGGTTCCTAGGTGTTTTACTTTTGTAAAGTTTGATTTTAAAGTTAATTTAAATCATGATTACTTTTCCATTTTGACAGAAAAGAGAGTTCTCTGGAATCTTTGTTGAACATGATATGAATGACATGCACCTCTTTTCTCCTGACCGCTTCGGCTGTATGAGTGACAGATCAATTGGTCCAAGTGCTAGATCTCTAGGAAATCAGTATCCTAGAAGACTAGATGCTGTACCAAAACATGGAGCTATTTTATCTTCATCTGAAACTCCCTCTTTGTCTGTTGTTTGTTCTCCTAGGCTGCTTGCAAAGAATGATAGGACTACTGTGGTCATAACTACGGCTCTCCAATCCATGAGTCCTTCAGAGAAGAAAGTCGAAAGTTCTGGCAAAGGTTTAGTTGTTGAAAACAATAACCTGTAAGATGAGTTCCATTTCCTGTTTTATTATGTTCTATTTTTGTGCTCGGTACTTCATTGTGTACCATTTGTTTTTTATTGGCCATGGTGTCATAGAGTGTTTTTATTTCCTTTAGATATGTAGACACCCCATTCAAGAGGAGTATAGAATCTCCTTCGGCATGGAAATCCCCTTGGTTTATCAACAGTTTTGTGCCAGGGCCCAGAGTTGATACAGACATAACAATTGAGGTTAGAAGATATTCTTTCCGTCAAATTTTTAAtgtcaatttttaaaaatatttcagctCTCATATTTGGAAGTTTTGTAGGACATCGGGTACTTTTTAAGCCCAGGTGACAGAAGTTACGATGCGATTGGATTAATGAAGCAATTAGGAGAGCACACAGCTGGTGCATTCGCTGATGCTCAAGAGGTTTTGGGAAATGAAACTCCAGAAACAATATTGAAAGCAAAATGcgaagagaaggagaaccaaAATGTAAACTGTCAGGCAGAGCATCATTCCGTTTCAGCTTCAACTTTTCTGGTACACTTGCTAAGGACTGTTTTGAGAAACTTCCTTTTTTCTCTTTATTTTCTACTTCAACTTGGTGTTTGTATTATCAGTGGGCGGAAAGCCATCATGTTTTTTTGCCTGGTCAAAGAACAGGGGACGGGACTGGAGGGATAGCTCCCTCCAACCCCCACACCTGACACAAGCACACATGGTCCCAAGCTCAATTAATTTGCATTAAAtagatattaaattttattttttccagtGGAAGTGAAATATTATATCCAGTGAGTGAGGATTACAAGAGTTTTTCCATAGGAAATGTTCAAGCTGTAAGGTGTGTTTAATATAAAAGTGCAAAAATACTAAATTTGTGTGCATCAGATTTAGGTGTTGTGTGTCGGTGTTGTAAACACCGTTCACAACATGTAGCGGAATGTATTATTTATCACACACATAAACTTTGATAACCAGAATAAGACGGATTAAATTATGTACAATTATCAATACTTATACAATGTCTCAAGTCAAAATAATCACTAAAAAACTTATAAATCGTTTACAAAACCCAATACTACTGACAacgtataaaaaatatattcctTGACAACCCAAGGAAATAAAGTGCATCTAAAATACACCGAATAAAATCACAGATGCAGATATTATGTTGCTTAAAACAGAAACCTCCAAGAACTCTTCAACCAACGCTCCACACGAGTGTTGTTCTTCGAGTGTCTTCAACACGGATCAGCAACACAACAAAGCAATATCTTGATCAAGAAAAACCTTCTGATCAACAATCTTCAGTGCTCACTATTTTCTTTCTCTGTCAAAAAACCACACTGCGCGACTGTCCTAGCTCTCtatatttatatcatttatTTGACCTAGAGTTCATTCAATAAAAGGGTCCTATAATATATGGAAACAAGAGTTTCATTAGTAATAAAACTCTTTTAATCAAGGATAAAATATCCAAGGATAAGTACCAAATTAGAACAAATCCTATATCATCTAGAGACAAATCTCAGAGTCTAGAAATGTCAAACTctaaattgatattatcaatATAGTATAATAATTAAGGAATAATATATTCCTTTCAATCTCCTCTTTTTTGCCTTTATGGACAAAAAACCCAAAAATGATAATCTTGTATATCCTGTTAAGCTCCCCCTGAGTTAGAATTTATCTCCCCCTGAATTAAATGTGTTAGAGCAGTGTTGTGACGTTGGTGTTGTTGACAGTGTTGTCAACACGAACCTAGAACACTCGAAGACATAAGAAAGAATTTTCATATCACTGGAATGCTAACATATGTTACACCCGCATTAAACCATCACACACAAAATAGCATCACAGACTACAGATCATCTTTATCAATTCTTGATCTTCATCTGTATCCATGAGCTCATCTATCTCATCAGCTCCTCCAGACGCTTCAACATCAACATCATccattttcattttcatttttggtTCATACTCCCCCTTTTTGACCAGAATGAACGCCGACCTCCAAAAGTAGCATGTACTCAGGAACCTGTTCTTCATAATAACGATGAGTTCCTTGGCATTTTGGATTTGCTTAAGGCCAAAATAGATCCGAGCCTGTAGATGAGAGGTAGATAGCATAACAAATCCATCAGAAGTTGGAGTGGATGAGGATGTCGACAACATCGGTCACAGACCAAGGAAGATCCAATTTCATGTTCCATTTGAAGTATGGTAGCGCAATCTTTAGTGTCTCGCCCATATCAGAGAGAGACTCATCAATGTCCTTGACGAATCCCTGAGATTCCAGAATCCCATAGATCAGGGACGGAAATGGCAACCTGGTTGATTTCAATCCGTTCTCCACGAATTGTAGAACAGTCTTGAACACCAGTTTCCCAAAATTGAAAGAACGTCCCGTACCAATAGCAAATAGGACAAGGGCTTGAGGCCTGTAACCACAGGTGTTGGAAGAGAGAGTTCAGTTGTGGACAGTTGTTTTATGCAAGACATAATAAAAGGTCAGTTTTGCTGCAGAGAGACGCTTAGGGCGACTTGGAAATTGTGTGATCGGCCCACCCGTGAGAACAGAGGTGATGTCATTAATGTATGTAGTAATTTCATCCTCTTCATCAGATGGGGTATTATAGAATGTATTGATCACATCAGGAgagaatttgaaaatattatcctGTAGAAAAATTCTCCCAAATTTGACTGACCGATCACTCCTACACTTGAGATGAAATTGCAGTATAACTCCATAACTGGTTTTCTAGCGTAGGGAAGCACGGCGCACACCGTTGCTCCAATTCCTCGAGTTTTGAAAAAGACATTCAGATTTTGCCTTTCATACGCTTCAATGTCAACGTTTCTTTCTTCAATGAATCCTCGATTCACATAAAGGGGCCATTGAGATAAGGCAGACTCAGAGTAGAATTTTGTGGGGAAGCACGTACCCAAATCATAGTCGTCGGAATCAATGTTGTCCTCGGTGTTGACAACACGAGCCTCAACATCAGCAACGTCTTCAGACGGCCCAATATCCGGATCTGAACTTTCTTCAGATCGGACTCGAAGTCAGAGTCAGAAGACGAACTATCAAAAAAGTTAGGGCGATTATCTTGAAATGCTCTGAGCATTTATTCATCAAGTTCTTCAATATCAGAGCTGACTTGATGTAAAGAAACTCAGCTAGTGATTGTTCATCATCAGAGGATTAGGATCACTAGGACCTGAAACTTTTTTCAGCTCAGCAGTGGATGATGATTGATGATGATTGAACAGATGAGGATGATGTTGTGCTCTTCGCTGTAATAGTAGGTTTCGGTCTTGCGATCAATTCGAAGTCTTCATCATCGGAGTCATCTCCGGATGAGAAATCAGGATCCAAAAGATTTTTGGTGGAGGAAGAGGCTCGAAACTTCTTGGAATGCACAAAATTAGGGTCATACCCTGCCTGTCTCTTGGAACGCCTTGGTTGAGGAAGTACAAGAAAAACCCGATTCAATTATTTGAAATCCGGCTGATTGTTGACATCAATTTCGTTACCGGGCTCTCATGGAGCGATGGTCTCAAGTGGCGTGGGGTTTTCAGCAACTGCGACCAACTGAAACAGATTTTCAGCAGCGGTTCAGGTGGCGGTGTTGTGGGTGGTGTTTCCACATGTGACGGAACACCACTGCGGCCAGCCATTTCACTTCGAAGATCCTGAGGGTCGTAGCCAGAGCCAGCCATCTGTGAATAGAAGATGGAGAGTATGTATTAATTGAGCAAAGAAAAGAAATGCACAGAGGGTAATATGCGAGAGGAAATTATCGAAATTGGAGTAAAGTATATTTCAGTATTCACAATCACAAAACATAAATACCCTAGGGTTCAACGGTAATAAGGACAAACACCGTAGAATCCCTGCCGG
Protein-coding sequences here:
- the LOC142541922 gene encoding transcription factor MYB3R-1-like isoform X1, translated to MESDMTSTTTPDGSRDSMQRSRPLHGRRTSGPTRRSTKGQWTAEEDEVLCVAVQRFKGKNWKKIAECFKDRTDVQCLHRWQKVLNPELVKGPWSKEEDEIMIELVNTYGPKKWSTIAQHLPGRIGKQCRERWHNHLNPNINKEAWTQDEELALIHAHQIYGNKWAELTKFLPGRTDNAIKNHWNSSVKKKIDIYMASGLLSQLQGPPLVTNAQKSAASSSSKAQQSSEDGSVVRDGVELEEVSECSQGSVMAGLSQCTNHVVNSTIELNRGIGRVTEESSAVPCSEDYLPAIREVSYSIPEVPCEFGSSSKFLEQVFSLDWTTFAGKDFQLSPNELLDMSLLDLGRESSGQFLSSLSVMENHETVPFPPETPMGAPTSMENTMVNSDFHNFVADSDCRMVYPDVGHDGYCPLENVISHIDGAAEPLVHHSLSFQIPEDGNFTSQSCYMPSDMLGISYSQPLPVPTHLPSDDGSLMFDMKSNQHSYFSISNTAQESLLPCTNEGFTNAKYSNCSPSEDMSNQTAGLSTVVPANDFVLAPSNDSENFSSGDKDPAATNEQKDLGALFYEPPRFPSLDIPFFSCDLIQSGSDMHQEYSPLGIRQLMISSMTPFKLWDSPTRDDSPHAVLKSAAKSFTTTPSILKKRHRDLVSPLSEQRGEKKLGGDSNQESFSNLTNDFSRLEVMFDLCVNHRRPLTDISSNNNKNIETSYVGKENVAPACEKVKKEINEMNVVPDSTMQQKALHIIDFKKVTEQTSITEVKTKAETVESKREFSGIFVEHDMNDMHLFSPDRFGCMSDRSIGPSARSLGNQYPRRLDAVPKHGAILSSSETPSLSVVCSPRLLAKNDRTTVVITTALQSMSPSEKKVESSGKGLVVENNNLYVDTPFKRSIESPSAWKSPWFINSFVPGPRVDTDITIEDIGYFLSPGDRSYDAIGLMKQLGEHTAGAFADAQEVLGNETPETILKAKCEEKENQNVNCQAEHHSVSASTFLLSCSVVLGVATLGTSPASTPVLVSDSHVSSNRSTSSSIVLPARSARSSNTMLMDKIVVLVSRLNTRRRDEYLILVNVEHLEDKLEKSRAGNSCTSPYSCSYLVKKGVSRVKCKAIITTICKCNI
- the LOC142541922 gene encoding transcription factor MYB3R-1-like isoform X2; its protein translation is MESDMTSTTTPDGSRDSMQRSRPLHGRTSGPTRRSTKGQWTAEEDEVLCVAVQRFKGKNWKKIAECFKDRTDVQCLHRWQKVLNPELVKGPWSKEEDEIMIELVNTYGPKKWSTIAQHLPGRIGKQCRERWHNHLNPNINKEAWTQDEELALIHAHQIYGNKWAELTKFLPGRTDNAIKNHWNSSVKKKIDIYMASGLLSQLQGPPLVTNAQKSAASSSSKAQQSSEDGSVVRDGVELEEVSECSQGSVMAGLSQCTNHVVNSTIELNRGIGRVTEESSAVPCSEDYLPAIREVSYSIPEVPCEFGSSSKFLEQVFSLDWTTFAGKDFQLSPNELLDMSLLDLGRESSGQFLSSLSVMENHETVPFPPETPMGAPTSMENTMVNSDFHNFVADSDCRMVYPDVGHDGYCPLENVISHIDGAAEPLVHHSLSFQIPEDGNFTSQSCYMPSDMLGISYSQPLPVPTHLPSDDGSLMFDMKSNQHSYFSISNTAQESLLPCTNEGFTNAKYSNCSPSEDMSNQTAGLSTVVPANDFVLAPSNDSENFSSGDKDPAATNEQKDLGALFYEPPRFPSLDIPFFSCDLIQSGSDMHQEYSPLGIRQLMISSMTPFKLWDSPTRDDSPHAVLKSAAKSFTTTPSILKKRHRDLVSPLSEQRGEKKLGGDSNQESFSNLTNDFSRLEVMFDLCVNHRRPLTDISSNNNKNIETSYVGKENVAPACEKVKKEINEMNVVPDSTMQQKALHIIDFKKVTEQTSITEVKTKAETVESKREFSGIFVEHDMNDMHLFSPDRFGCMSDRSIGPSARSLGNQYPRRLDAVPKHGAILSSSETPSLSVVCSPRLLAKNDRTTVVITTALQSMSPSEKKVESSGKGLVVENNNLYVDTPFKRSIESPSAWKSPWFINSFVPGPRVDTDITIEDIGYFLSPGDRSYDAIGLMKQLGEHTAGAFADAQEVLGNETPETILKAKCEEKENQNVNCQAEHHSVSASTFLLSCSVVLGVATLGTSPASTPVLVSDSHVSSNRSTSSSIVLPARSARSSNTMLMDKIVVLVSRLNTRRRDEYLILVNVEHLEDKLEKSRAGNSCTSPYSCSYLVKKGVSRVKCKAIITTICKCNI
- the LOC142541922 gene encoding transcription factor MYB3R-1-like isoform X3 produces the protein MESDMTSTTTPDGSRDSMQRSRPLHGRRTSGPTRRSTKGQWTAEEDEVLCVAVQRFKGKNWKKIAECFKDRTDVQCLHRWQKVLNPELVKGPWSKEEDEIMIELVNTYGPKKWSTIAQHLPGRIGKQCRERWHNHLNPNINKEAWTQDEELALIHAHQIYGNKWAELTKFLPGRTDNAIKNHWNSSVKKKIDIYMASGLLSQLQGPPLVTNAQKSAASSSSKAQQSSEDGSVVRDGVELEEVSECSQGSVMAGLSQCTNHVVNSTIELNRGIGRVTEESSAVPCSEDYLPAIREVSYSIPEVPCEFGSSSKFLEQVFSLDWTTFAGKDFQLSPNELLDMSLLDLGRESSGQFLSSLSVMENHETVPFPPETPMGAPTSMENTMVNSDFHNFVADSDCRMVYPDVGHDGYCPLENVISHIDGAAEPLVHHSLSFQIPEDGNFTSQSCYMPSDMLGISYSQPLPVPTHLPSDDGSLMFDMKSNQHSYFSISNTAQESLLPCTNEGFTNAKYSNCSPSEDMSNQTAGLSTVVPANDFVLAPSNDSENFSSGDKDPAATNEQKDLGALFYEPPRFPSLDIPFFSCDLIQSGSDMHQEYSPLGIRQLMISSMTPFKLWDSPTRDDSPHAVLKSAAKSFTTTPSILKKRHRDLVSPLSEQRGEKKLGGDSNQESFSNLTNDFSRLEVMFDLCVNHRRPLTDISSNNNKNIETSYVGKENVAPACEKVKKEINEMNVVPDSTMQQKALHIIDFKKVTEQTSITEVKTKAETVESKREFSGIFVEHDMNDMHLFSPDRFGCMSDRSIGPSARSLGNQYPRRLDAVPKHGAILSSSETPSLSVVCSPRLLAKNDRTTVVITTALQSMSPSEKKVESSGKGLVVENNNLYVDTPFKRSIESPSAWKSPWFINSFVPGPRVDTDITIEDIGYFLSPGDRSYDAIGLMKQLGEHTAGAFADAQEVLGNETPETILKAKCEEKENQNVNCQAEHHSVSASTFLAERRILDFSECGTPGR